A section of the Helicobacter pylori genome encodes:
- a CDS encoding RluA family pseudouridine synthase, with translation MQKVFIAPTHYKRIDEFLAKELQISKNQVLNLIKEGLVFCQKKEVKKGGLALKEGDTITILTPKITPKPLKKELDLEIEVIFEDEDLLVLNKPPNLVVHKAPSVKEPTLVDWLESKNYELSNLGLKERYGIVHRLDKDTSGGIVIAKNNFTHVCLSEQLKTKMMGRYYIALLSTPLKEEKMSVECYLTRNPNNRLKMIALKAAKKEKSRYSKSEFTSLLTSQNGMDLIGAKLFTGRTHQIRAHLEYLNRHIIGDNLYGLNGALFKEEIRIMLHAYLIEFKHPRSEQKLRFKVPLLKDMLEYLKKVFNKENLDEVLDEEKILHAFIAK, from the coding sequence ATGCAAAAAGTTTTCATCGCCCCTACCCATTACAAACGCATTGATGAATTTTTAGCCAAAGAATTGCAAATTTCTAAAAACCAGGTATTGAATTTGATTAAAGAAGGGCTAGTGTTTTGTCAAAAAAAGGAGGTCAAAAAAGGGGGGCTAGCTTTAAAAGAGGGCGATACAATCACGATTTTAACGCCCAAAATCACGCCCAAACCCTTAAAAAAAGAGCTTGATTTAGAAATAGAAGTCATTTTTGAAGATGAAGACTTGTTAGTGTTGAATAAGCCCCCTAATCTAGTCGTCCATAAAGCCCCAAGCGTGAAAGAGCCTACTTTAGTGGATTGGTTGGAATCTAAAAATTACGAGCTTTCTAATCTTGGCTTAAAAGAGCGCTATGGGATTGTGCATCGTTTGGATAAGGACACGAGTGGAGGGATTGTCATCGCTAAAAACAATTTTACCCATGTTTGTTTGAGCGAGCAACTCAAAACTAAAATGATGGGGCGCTACTATATCGCCTTACTTTCAACGCCCCTAAAAGAAGAAAAAATGAGCGTGGAATGCTATTTGACAAGAAACCCCAATAACCGCTTAAAAATGATAGCACTCAAAGCGGCTAAAAAAGAAAAAAGCCGCTATTCTAAAAGCGAATTTACTAGCTTGCTGACTTCTCAAAATGGCATGGATTTGATAGGGGCTAAACTATTCACCGGGCGCACGCACCAGATCAGAGCGCATTTAGAATATTTGAACAGACACATCATCGGCGATAATCTTTATGGGCTTAATGGAGCGCTTTTTAAAGAAGAAATAAGAATCATGCTGCATGCCTATTTGATAGAGTTCAAACACCCCAGAAGCGAGCAAAAACTGCGCTTTAAAGTTCCCCTATTAAAGGATATGTTAGAATATCTTAAAAAAGTTTTTAACAAGGAGAATTTAGATGAGGTCTTGGATGAAGAAAAAATACTTCACGCTTTTATTGCAAAGTAG
- a CDS encoding fibronectin type III domain-containing protein, which produces MKKKYFTLLLQSSVVLAVFIGCSSTRNHTFSALNNQENIDTKLPVVHSIKTINDVSSVGFEWPKIADTYDIDGFILYRLKKDSKLKRIATIKNPYATHYYDEGLETESSYTYQLATYKGDKISNLSDPILVKTSFINPVESVFASLKYPKSVKVFWSPHPNPSVSKYIIQRQNKDGKFLNVGAVRNRLFVEFFDKDLEDGKKYRYQVIAENFMGDKSRPSVIVEGKTKDLPKEITNVRVSQNLTRHIELSWDKSPEEDVIAYRIYASNNRNDKYKFIAQTNNTSYVDKIEKDNLTRYYKVVALDKTHLEGALPKEPAMGETADRPEAPIITKGTIQDSSAFIQWENNPSAKIATYAVYRFEANSKTPLRFGNITKNQFVDKDMKVGVAYRYQVVSVDKDGLESHPSKEVRLFLER; this is translated from the coding sequence ATGAAGAAAAAATACTTCACGCTTTTATTGCAAAGTAGTGTGGTATTAGCGGTTTTTATAGGGTGTTCTTCTACCAGGAATCATACTTTTTCAGCCCTTAATAATCAAGAAAATATAGATACTAAGCTTCCGGTAGTCCATTCTATTAAAACCATTAACGATGTGAGTTCAGTGGGTTTTGAATGGCCTAAAATCGCTGATACTTATGACATTGATGGGTTTATTTTGTATCGTTTGAAAAAAGACTCCAAGCTTAAAAGAATCGCTACGATTAAAAACCCTTATGCGACCCACTATTATGATGAGGGGCTAGAAACAGAGAGTTCTTACACTTACCAATTAGCCACTTACAAGGGCGATAAAATCTCTAACCTTTCAGACCCCATTCTAGTAAAAACCTCTTTTATCAATCCTGTAGAAAGCGTGTTCGCAAGCCTTAAATACCCTAAAAGCGTGAAAGTCTTTTGGAGCCCGCACCCAAATCCCAGCGTTTCTAAATACATCATTCAAAGGCAGAATAAAGACGGCAAATTTTTAAATGTAGGGGCTGTTAGGAATCGCTTGTTTGTGGAGTTTTTTGATAAAGATTTAGAGGATGGGAAAAAATACCGCTACCAAGTCATCGCTGAAAATTTCATGGGGGATAAATCTAGGCCTAGCGTGATAGTGGAGGGAAAAACCAAAGATTTACCCAAAGAAATCACTAATGTTAGAGTGAGCCAAAACCTCACACGACACATTGAATTGAGTTGGGATAAATCCCCAGAAGAAGATGTGATAGCTTATCGCATTTACGCTTCCAATAACCGCAACGATAAATACAAGTTCATCGCTCAAACTAATAACACTTCTTATGTGGATAAAATAGAAAAAGACAATCTCACGCGCTATTACAAAGTCGTCGCCCTTGATAAAACGCATCTTGAAGGGGCATTACCCAAAGAGCCTGCCATGGGTGAGACCGCTGACAGACCCGAAGCCCCTATCATCACTAAAGGGACTATTCAAGACTCTTCAGCTTTCATTCAATGGGAAAATAACCCAAGCGCTAAAATAGCCACTTATGCGGTGTATCGTTTTGAAGCCAATTCTAAAACCCCTTTGCGTTTTGGGAATATCACCAAAAACCAATTCGTGGATAAAGACATGAAAGTGGGCGTGGCTTACCGCTATCAAGTGGTGAGCGTGGATAAAGATGGTTTAGAGTCGCACCCCAGCAAAGAAGTGCGTTTGTTTTTAGAGCGCTAA
- the trmB gene encoding tRNA (guanosine(46)-N7)-methyltransferase TrmB: protein MPHFLAKLNSKPLEYPLIRGDFCFHKEFLSLKHPTKSCVYASFKDRIFLLQKIRRAGDFLIKSEKATPLKREILKQALRIYSQSFEVISHNLQENSKHASQKKALDLEAFEDFIQNNQAPILAEIGFGSGRHLIELAKNNPTKTCLGIEIHTPSIAQALKQIELLDLKNLHILQGDGRLILESMPNHKCEKIFVHFPVPWNEKKHRRVLSEKFLNEALRVLKPRGFLELRTDDGLYFEDSLKLALKNFQCEIEIKKNAQIPVISKYEARWNKLKKDIYDLRIYSLELDETPFDNHAFDFSFDTITMSKKSVGAILKTPKIIQEGYFVHVCNIYENKGDFLVELSMGDFDWPVRLFILLAENQIFYLNKSPLKTLNNHKAHLLLQNILSQKGIG, encoded by the coding sequence ATGCCCCATTTTTTAGCCAAATTAAATTCCAAGCCTTTAGAATACCCCTTAATAAGGGGGGATTTTTGTTTCCATAAGGAATTTTTAAGCTTAAAACACCCCACTAAAAGCTGTGTGTATGCGAGTTTTAAGGATCGCATTTTTTTATTGCAAAAAATCCGGAGAGCGGGTGATTTTTTGATCAAAAGCGAAAAAGCAACGCCCTTAAAACGAGAGATTTTAAAACAAGCTTTAAGGATTTATTCGCAATCTTTTGAAGTCATTTCGCATAATTTGCAAGAAAATTCTAAACATGCGAGCCAAAAAAAAGCCCTTGATTTAGAAGCTTTTGAAGACTTTATCCAAAACAATCAAGCCCCTATTCTAGCCGAAATTGGTTTTGGGAGCGGGCGGCATTTGATAGAATTAGCCAAAAACAACCCCACTAAAACATGCTTAGGGATAGAGATCCACACCCCCTCTATCGCGCAAGCGTTAAAGCAAATTGAATTGTTGGATTTAAAAAATCTGCACATCTTGCAAGGCGATGGCCGTTTGATCTTAGAGAGCATGCCAAATCACAAATGCGAGAAGATTTTTGTGCATTTCCCTGTGCCATGGAATGAGAAAAAACACCGCCGGGTGCTAAGCGAAAAATTTTTAAACGAAGCTTTAAGGGTTTTAAAGCCTAGAGGGTTTTTGGAATTACGAACCGATGATGGTCTTTATTTTGAAGACAGCCTAAAATTAGCCCTAAAAAACTTTCAATGCGAGATAGAAATCAAAAAAAACGCTCAAATCCCGGTTATCAGCAAGTATGAGGCGCGTTGGAATAAACTCAAAAAAGATATTTATGATTTAAGAATTTATTCTTTAGAATTGGATGAAACCCCTTTTGATAACCATGCATTTGATTTTTCTTTTGATACAATAACAATGAGTAAAAAAAGCGTTGGAGCGATTTTAAAAACCCCAAAAATCATCCAAGAGGGGTATTTTGTGCATGTTTGTAATATTTATGAAAATAAGGGGGATTTTTTAGTGGAATTGAGCATGGGGGATTTTGATTGGCCTGTGCGTTTGTTTATTTTATTGGCAGAAAATCAGATTTTTTACCTCAATAAAAGCCCCTTAAAAACCTTAAACAACCACAAAGCGCATCTTTTGCTTCAAAATATCCTAAGCCAAAAGGGAATTGGATGA
- a CDS encoding ABC transporter ATP-binding protein — MSVIIAANNLCLQYQQNEPVIKHANLRIKRKDFVFISGPSGSGKSTLLRSFYGDLKLFSGKLEVCNINMNNASKATILDLRKNIGVVFQDYKLIQDYTIEQNIKLPMIICGVKKEECHLQLEKLLGHIDLRHKANRYPKELSGGEQQRVAMARAMANCPELILADEPTGNLDDYSSDKIWSLLRGMNTQLNATIVVVTHKFPKNFSAYHRKFYIEDGEVYEYS; from the coding sequence ATGAGTGTGATCATCGCAGCGAACAATCTATGCTTACAATACCAGCAAAACGAACCGGTCATCAAGCATGCGAATTTGCGCATCAAACGGAAGGATTTTGTGTTCATTTCAGGGCCTAGCGGGAGCGGTAAAAGCACGCTTTTGCGTTCGTTTTATGGGGATTTAAAACTTTTTAGCGGTAAATTAGAAGTTTGCAATATCAACATGAACAACGCTTCAAAAGCAACGATTTTAGATTTGCGTAAAAATATTGGCGTGGTTTTCCAAGATTATAAATTGATCCAAGATTACACGATTGAGCAAAACATCAAACTGCCGATGATTATTTGTGGCGTTAAAAAAGAAGAATGCCATTTGCAGCTAGAAAAACTTTTAGGGCATATTGATTTACGCCATAAGGCTAACCGCTACCCCAAAGAGCTCAGTGGGGGCGAACAACAGCGAGTGGCTATGGCTAGGGCTATGGCGAACTGCCCTGAACTCATTTTAGCCGATGAGCCTACGGGGAATTTAGACGATTATTCTAGCGATAAAATCTGGAGCCTATTAAGGGGCATGAACACGCAATTAAACGCTACGATCGTGGTGGTTACGCACAAATTCCCTAAAAATTTTAGCGCTTATCACCGAAAATTTTACATAGAAGATGGGGAAGTTTATGAATACTCTTAA
- a CDS encoding FtsX-like permease family protein, which translates to MNTLKKHLAFIIPLVALLFSLECVLFINQAIEQKEKKLIEDYSVVLASTQKLGLELLRQNFSEIIALKEIDPNYSLEPLQKTLGMDGLKELRKNLPFFYSLQLSTFPTQERLENIKEKLLKIPGVQKVEVFAKTYMQVYDLLSFIKATVYIFALVVFVLSVLLMFKQVRIWIYQYHERLEIMDLLGASVSFKNGFLYKIALMDSIIASFLAPMLMLYITSQKGFEKTMDTLGIIGGAFALNHFLWGLLFSLVVSFVSVLLVAWRTRHA; encoded by the coding sequence ATGAATACTCTTAAAAAGCATTTAGCCTTTATCATTCCCCTAGTAGCGTTATTGTTTAGCTTGGAGTGTGTGTTGTTTATCAATCAAGCGATCGAACAGAAAGAAAAAAAATTGATTGAAGATTATTCAGTCGTGTTGGCCAGCACGCAAAAATTAGGCTTGGAATTGTTGCGTCAAAATTTTAGCGAAATCATAGCGTTAAAAGAAATTGATCCTAATTACTCTTTAGAGCCTCTTCAAAAAACCTTAGGCATGGATGGGCTTAAGGAATTGAGAAAAAATTTACCCTTTTTTTATTCTTTACAACTTTCCACATTCCCCACTCAAGAGCGTTTAGAAAACATTAAAGAAAAATTGCTCAAAATCCCTGGCGTTCAAAAAGTTGAAGTCTTTGCCAAAACTTACATGCAAGTGTATGATCTCTTGAGTTTTATTAAAGCAACGGTCTATATCTTTGCATTAGTGGTCTTTGTCTTATCGGTTTTATTGATGTTTAAACAAGTCCGCATCTGGATCTATCAATACCATGAGAGGTTAGAAATCATGGATTTATTAGGGGCTTCGGTGTCTTTTAAAAACGGGTTTTTGTATAAAATAGCTTTAATGGATTCCATAATCGCTAGTTTTTTAGCCCCCATGCTCATGCTCTATATCACTTCGCAAAAAGGTTTTGAAAAAACGATGGATACTTTGGGTATTATAGGAGGCGCGTTTGCTTTAAACCATTTTTTATGGGGACTGCTTTTTAGCCTTGTGGTCTCATTTGTTTCTGTTTTACTTGTAGCTTGGAGGACTAGACATGCATAA
- a CDS encoding murein hydrolase activator EnvC family protein, with product MHKLGVFLLATLLSANTQKVSDIAKDIQHKETLLKKTHEEKNQLNSRLSSLGEAIRSKELQKTEIERQMVALKKSLEKNRNESLAQEKVLTNYRKSLDHLQKQRSFLQKRVFDTLLEDFLFSQALKGQNLASSNDVILQVAFENLHQSTLSKMSQLSQEEKDLNAQALKVKNSIQKISSVIDEQKTREVALKSLQTEQNQLILSMQKDYAIYNQRLTLLEKERQNLNALLKRLNIIKQNKENEERVSLKKSSQALEVKQVASSYQNINTTSYNGPKTIAPLNDYEVVQKFGPYIDPVYNLKIFSESITLVSKTPNALVRNVLDGKIVFAKKINMLKKVVIIEHKNGIRTIYSQLDKIAPTIKSGMRIQKGYVLGRIDQRLGFEVTMKEKHINPLELIARN from the coding sequence ATGCATAAATTAGGGGTGTTTTTGTTAGCCACCTTACTATCAGCTAACACGCAAAAAGTGAGCGATATTGCTAAAGATATTCAACATAAAGAAACCCTTTTAAAAAAAACCCATGAAGAAAAAAACCAGCTAAACAGCCGTTTGAGTTCTTTAGGCGAAGCGATCCGCTCTAAAGAGCTTCAAAAAACGGAAATTGAGCGCCAAATGGTTGCCTTAAAAAAGAGTCTTGAAAAAAATCGTAACGAAAGTTTGGCGCAAGAAAAAGTTCTCACTAACTACCGCAAGTCTTTAGATCATTTGCAAAAACAACGATCGTTTTTACAAAAGAGGGTGTTTGATACGCTTTTAGAGGATTTTCTTTTTTCACAAGCCCTAAAGGGGCAGAATTTAGCCTCTTCTAATGATGTGATTTTACAAGTAGCGTTTGAAAACTTGCACCAAAGCACTCTGTCTAAAATGTCGCAATTGAGCCAAGAAGAAAAGGATCTCAACGCGCAAGCCTTAAAAGTCAAAAATAGCATTCAAAAAATCTCATCTGTCATAGATGAGCAAAAAACTCGTGAAGTAGCCTTAAAATCCTTGCAAACCGAACAAAATCAGCTCATTTTGAGCATGCAAAAAGACTATGCGATCTATAACCAACGGCTAACCCTTTTAGAAAAAGAGCGCCAGAACTTAAACGCTCTTTTAAAACGCTTGAATATCATCAAACAAAATAAAGAAAATGAAGAGAGGGTCAGTTTGAAAAAATCTTCTCAAGCCTTAGAAGTCAAACAAGTAGCGAGCTCTTATCAAAATATCAACACCACGAGCTATAATGGGCCAAAAACGATCGCTCCTTTGAACGATTATGAAGTGGTGCAAAAATTTGGCCCCTATATTGATCCGGTTTATAATTTAAAAATTTTTAGCGAGTCTATTACGCTAGTGTCAAAAACCCCAAACGCTTTGGTGCGTAATGTTTTAGACGGGAAAATCGTGTTCGCTAAAAAAATCAACATGCTTAAAAAAGTCGTTATCATTGAGCATAAAAACGGCATCCGCACGATTTATTCTCAACTGGATAAAATCGCTCCCACCATTAAAAGCGGCATGCGGATCCAAAAAGGCTATGTTTTAGGGCGCATTGATCAACGCTTGGGCTTTGAAGTTACCATGAAAGAAAAACACATCAACCCCCTAGAACTCATCGCACGCAATTAA
- a CDS encoding FlaG family protein: MVNEIQGIGIPTSHASVQTTPTKEISRTNTINTIDESKTTIDPEQYKPKLELLSKRLNEEMKRIGTDINFSYNDTIKGLVVSVKDANGDKVIREIPSKEAVELMQRMRDVIGIIFDKKG; this comes from the coding sequence ATGGTCAATGAAATTCAAGGGATTGGGATTCCCACATCTCACGCAAGCGTTCAAACAACCCCCACAAAAGAGATCAGTCGCACAAATACTATAAACACTATTGATGAATCTAAAACAACGATAGACCCTGAGCAATACAAACCCAAGCTAGAATTATTGAGCAAGCGTCTGAATGAAGAAATGAAGCGCATCGGCACGGATATTAATTTTAGTTATAACGATACGATTAAAGGGTTAGTGGTTTCAGTCAAAGACGCTAATGGGGATAAGGTGATAAGAGAAATACCCTCTAAAGAAGCCGTAGAACTTATGCAAAGAATGCGCGATGTGATAGGCATTATCTTTGATAAAAAAGGCTAA
- the fliD gene encoding flagellar filament capping protein FliD, with protein MAIGSLSSLGLGSKVLNYDVIDKLKDADEKALIAPLDKKMEQNVEKQKALVEIKTLLSSLKGPVKTLSDYSTYISRKSNVTGDALSASVGAGVPIQDIKVDVQNLAQGDINELGAKFSSRDDIFSQVDTTLKFYTQNKDYAVNIKAGMTLGDVAQSITDATNGEVMGIVMKTGGNDPYQLMVNTKNTGEDNRIYFGSHLQSTLTNKNALSLGVDGSGKSEVSLNLKGADGSMHEVPIMLELPESASIKQKNTAIQKAIEQALENDPNFKDLIANGDISIDTLHGGESLIINDRRGGNIEIKGSKAKELGFLQTTTQESDLLKSSRTIKEGKLEGVVSLNGQKLDLKALTKEGNTSEENTDAIIQAINSKEGLNAFKNAEGKLVINSKTGMLTIKGEDALGKASLKDLGLSAGMVQSYEASQNTLFMSKNLQKASDSEFTYNGVSITRPTNEVNDVISGVNITLEQTTEPNKPAIISVSRDNQAIIDSLTEFVKAYNELIPKLDEDTRYDADTKIAGIFNGVGDIRTIRSSLNNVFSYSVHTDNGVESLMKYGLSLDDKGVMSLDEAKLSSALNSNPKATQDFFYGSDSKDMGGREIHQEGIFSKFNQVIANLIDGGNAKLKIYEDSLDRDAKSLTKDKENAQELLKTRYNIMAERFAAYDSQISKANQKFNSVQMMIDQAAAKKN; from the coding sequence ATGGCAATAGGTTCATTAAGCTCATTAGGGCTTGGCAGTAAGGTTTTGAATTACGATGTGATTGACAAGCTTAAGGACGCTGATGAAAAAGCGTTAATCGCCCCCTTAGACAAGAAAATGGAGCAAAATGTTGAAAAACAAAAAGCCCTTGTGGAGATTAAAACGCTCCTTTCTTCTCTAAAAGGCCCGGTTAAAACGCTTTCAGATTATTCCACTTATATCAGCAGGAAAAGCAATGTTACAGGCGATGCGTTGAGTGCGAGCGTGGGGGCTGGCGTGCCTATTCAAGATATTAAAGTGGATGTGCAAAATTTAGCGCAAGGCGATATTAACGAATTAGGGGCGAAATTTTCTTCAAGAGATGATATTTTTAGCCAAGTGGATACCACGCTCAAATTTTACACGCAAAACAAGGACTACGCCGTTAATATTAAAGCAGGAATGACTTTAGGCGATGTGGCTCAAAGCATCACGGACGCTACCAACGGCGAAGTGATGGGCATTGTGATGAAAACAGGAGGGAATGACCCCTACCAATTAATGGTGAATACCAAAAACACCGGCGAAGACAACCGCATCTATTTTGGCTCACACCTCCAATCCACGCTCACTAACAAAAACGCCCTTTCTTTGGGGGTTGATGGGAGTGGAAAAAGTGAAGTGAGTTTGAATTTAAAAGGGGCTGATGGGAGTATGCATGAAGTCCCCATTATGCTAGAACTCCCTGAAAGCGCTTCTATCAAACAAAAAAACACCGCAATCCAAAAAGCGATAGAGCAGGCTTTAGAAAATGACCCTAATTTTAAAGACTTGATCGCTAATGGGGATATTTCCATAGACACTCTTCATGGGGGGGAATCTTTAATCATTAATGACAGGCGTGGGGGAAACATTGAAATTAAAGGGAGTAAGGCTAAAGAGCTTGGGTTTTTGCAAACCACTACCCAAGAAAGCGATTTATTGAAAAGCTCTCGCACCATAAAAGAGGGTAAATTAGAAGGGGTGGTTAGTTTGAATGGTCAAAAACTGGATTTAAAAGCCTTAACCAAAGAGGGCAACACCAGCGAAGAAAACACAGACGCTATCATTCAAGCAATCAATTCTAAAGAAGGCTTGAATGCGTTTAAAAACGCCGAAGGCAAGCTTGTGATCAATTCTAAAACCGGAATGCTAACGATTAAGGGCGAGGACGCTTTAGGCAAGGCCAGTTTGAAGGATTTGGGTTTGAGTGCTGGCATGGTGCAATCTTATGAAGCTTCACAAAACACGCTTTTTATGTCTAAAAACTTACAAAAAGCGAGCGATTCAGAATTCACTTATAATGGGGTGAGCATCACGCGCCCCACTAATGAGGTCAATGATGTGATCAGTGGGGTTAATATCACTTTAGAACAAACCACAGAGCCTAATAAGCCTGCCATTATCAGCGTGAGCAGGGACAATCAAGCCATTATAGACAGCCTTACTGAATTTGTCAAAGCTTATAATGAGCTTATCCCTAAATTAGACGAAGACACGCGCTATGACGCTGACACCAAAATCGCTGGGATTTTTAACGGCGTGGGCGATATTCGCACGATCCGCTCTTCTCTTAATAATGTGTTTTCTTATAGCGTGCATACGGATAATGGGGTAGAAAGCTTGATGAAATACGGGCTTAGTTTAGACGATAAAGGCGTGATGAGTTTAGATGAGGCTAAATTATCAAGTGCGCTAAATTCTAACCCTAAAGCGACTCAAGATTTTTTCTATGGGAGCGATAGCAAGGATATGGGGGGCAGAGAAATCCACCAAGAGGGCATTTTTTCTAAATTCAATCAAGTCATCGCCAACCTCATAGACGGAGGGAACGCTAAATTAAAGATTTATGAAGATTCCCTAGACAGAGACGCTAAAAGCCTGACCAAAGACAAAGAAAACGCTCAAGAGCTTTTAAAAACCCGCTACAACATCATGGCGGAGCGTTTTGCGGCTTATGATAGCCAAATCTCTAAAGCCAATCAAAAATTCAATTCCGTGCAAATGATGATCGATCAAGCGGCGGCTAAAAAGAATTAA
- the fliS gene encoding flagellar export chaperone FliS: MQYANAYQAYQHNRVSVESPAKLIEMLYEGILRFSSQAKRCIENEDIEKKIYYINRVTDIFTELLNILDYEKGGEVAVYLTGLYTHQIKVLTQANVENDASKIDLVLNVARGLLEAWREIHSDELA; encoded by the coding sequence ATGCAATACGCTAACGCTTATCAAGCCTACCAGCATAACCGAGTGAGTGTGGAATCCCCGGCAAAACTCATTGAAATGCTTTATGAAGGGATTTTAAGATTTTCTTCGCAAGCCAAACGCTGTATTGAAAATGAAGACATTGAAAAAAAGATTTATTATATTAATAGGGTTACGGATATTTTCACGGAATTGTTGAATATTTTAGATTATGAAAAAGGGGGGGAAGTGGCAGTGTATCTTACAGGCTTATACACCCATCAAATCAAAGTTTTAACGCAGGCTAATGTGGAAAACGATGCGAGTAAGATTGATTTGGTGTTGAATGTGGCTAGGGGGTTGTTAGAAGCATGGAGGGAAATCCATTCAGATGAACTCGCCTAA
- a CDS encoding tRNA threonylcarbamoyladenosine dehydratase — MSEPIDRFTRIRWLFKNDFEKIRQQRVLICGVGGVGGFALDALYRVGIGQITIIDKDVFDVTNQNRQIGSERIGESKVLVLQDLYKGIQALNLHIDETFLNSFNFRDYDYILDCMDDLPIKTSLAIKCQNFAYGKFISSMGSTKRLNPKHIQVRSVWESYGDKFGRKFRDFLKKRRFKGDFKVVFSPEVPHCIELGSFNAVTASFGLQIASEVVQDIIK; from the coding sequence TTGTCTGAACCCATAGATAGATTCACGCGCATAAGGTGGTTGTTTAAAAACGATTTTGAAAAAATCCGCCAACAAAGGGTTTTAATCTGTGGCGTTGGGGGTGTGGGGGGCTTTGCGCTAGACGCTTTGTATCGTGTGGGGATAGGGCAAATCACTATCATTGATAAAGATGTGTTTGATGTTACCAATCAAAACCGCCAGATTGGCTCAGAAAGGATAGGAGAATCTAAAGTGTTGGTGTTGCAAGATCTCTATAAGGGCATTCAAGCTTTGAATTTGCATATAGATGAGACGTTTTTAAATTCATTTAATTTTAGAGATTATGATTACATTTTAGATTGCATGGACGATTTGCCTATTAAAACAAGCTTGGCGATAAAATGTCAAAATTTCGCTTACGGGAAGTTTATCAGCTCTATGGGGAGCACGAAACGCTTGAACCCTAAACACATCCAAGTAAGGAGCGTGTGGGAAAGCTATGGCGATAAATTCGGGCGTAAATTTAGGGATTTTTTAAAAAAACGCCGTTTTAAAGGGGATTTTAAAGTGGTTTTTAGCCCTGAAGTTCCGCATTGCATAGAGCTTGGGAGTTTTAATGCGGTTACGGCGAGTTTTGGTTTGCAAATAGCGAGTGAAGTCGTGCAAGATATTATCAAATAA
- a CDS encoding carbon-nitrogen hydrolase: MIYAGVLQHAYCGSRKKTIEHTANLLEQALKKHPKTNLVVLQELNPYSYFCQSENPKFFDLGEYFEEDKAFFSALAQKFQVVLIASLFEKRAKGLYHNSAVVFEKDGSIAGVYRKMHIPDDPGFYEKFYFTPGDLGFEPITTSVGKLGLMVCWDQWYPEAARIMALKGAEILIYPSAIGFLEEDSNEEKKRQQNAWETIQRGHAIANGLPLIATNRVGVELDPSGAIKGGITFFGSSFVVGALGEFLAKASDKEEILYAEIDLERTEEVRRMWPFLRDRRIDFYNDLLKRYI, encoded by the coding sequence ATGATTTATGCAGGCGTTCTCCAGCATGCTTATTGCGGCTCTAGAAAAAAAACCATAGAGCATACAGCCAACTTGCTTGAACAAGCGCTAAAAAAACACCCTAAGACCAATTTAGTGGTGTTACAAGAATTGAACCCTTATAGTTATTTTTGCCAGAGCGAAAACCCTAAATTTTTTGATTTGGGCGAATATTTTGAAGAAGATAAGGCTTTTTTTAGCGCTTTAGCTCAAAAATTTCAAGTGGTGCTTATCGCTTCTTTGTTTGAAAAACGCGCTAAAGGGTTGTATCACAATAGCGCTGTTGTGTTTGAAAAAGATGGATCGATCGCTGGAGTGTATCGCAAAATGCACATTCCTGATGACCCGGGGTTTTATGAAAAATTTTATTTCACGCCGGGGGATTTGGGCTTTGAGCCTATCACTACAAGCGTGGGCAAATTAGGGCTTATGGTGTGCTGGGATCAGTGGTATCCTGAGGCAGCAAGGATTATGGCTTTAAAAGGGGCAGAAATTTTAATCTATCCTAGCGCGATAGGGTTTTTAGAAGAAGATTCTAATGAAGAAAAAAAACGCCAGCAAAACGCATGGGAGACTATCCAAAGAGGGCATGCGATCGCTAATGGCTTGCCTTTGATTGCGACTAACAGAGTGGGCGTAGAATTAGATCCTAGCGGTGCGATTAAGGGGGGCATTACTTTTTTTGGCTCTAGTTTTGTGGTGGGGGCTTTGGGCGAATTTTTAGCTAAAGCGAGCGATAAAGAAGAGATTTTGTATGCGGAAATTGATTTAGAACGCACCGAAGAAGTGCGCCGAATGTGGCCGTTTTTAAGAGACAGACGCATTGATTTTTATAACGATTTATTGAAACGCTATATCTAA